One window from the genome of Pyrus communis chromosome 16, drPyrComm1.1, whole genome shotgun sequence encodes:
- the LOC137719893 gene encoding protein ANTAGONIST OF LIKE HETEROCHROMATIN PROTEIN 1-like, with amino-acid sequence MARSCVAMLRDQTGATGSRFETHKPDTFHGVPTVTVLTSRLEMLLANKRESFANTRIPEIGRTRKPRENRESDFLLVLLALAHRRLPSSSSCPRLSSSSLIVVLPSLIVVFLTLISASSSPSSLRLPSSASARPHLLRVVCLLLIFAISLCYLNGIIGNTDVECVNELRMDRRTFGILCDLLRQDGRVKTDGLVSVEEQVCMTLQILAHHTKNRSVGGRFYRSGETISRYFNSVLQGILRLQGILLKVPQPVPIDSIDPRWRCFKNCLGALDGTHIDVHVPEIDKPRYRTRKGRVATNVLGVCSGDMQFIYVFPGWEGSASDSRVLHDAITRPNGFKVPTGYYYLVDGGYTNGEGFLAPCRGIPYHFSEWEGRTPCNKEEYFNMKHSKARNVIERCFGLLKGRWGILRSPSFYPIRTQGRIITACCLLHNLIRQEMYVDPMENVSIIEDGQNTEEGEYVGSVETSDQWTAKRNAMAQEMYNEWGAIRNQQPN; translated from the exons TTTTAACATCTCGtttagagatgctcttagcAAACAAAAGGGAATCATTCGCAAATACAAG GATCCCCGAAATTGGGCGGACTCGTAAGCCCAGAGAAAATCGCGAAAGTGACTTCCTGCTCGTCCTCCTTGCCCTCGCTCATCGTCGTCTTCCCTCATCGTCGTCTTGCCCTCGCTTATCGTCGTCTTCCCTCATCGTCGTCTTGCCCTCGCTCATCGTCGTCTTCCTCACCCTCATCTCTGCGTCTTCCTCACCCTCATCTCTACGTCTTCCCTCATCTGCATCTGCTCGCCCTCATCTACTCCGAGTTGTCTG TTTGCTTTTGATATTTGCG ATTAGTTTGTGTTATCTGAATGGTATAATAGGGAATACTGATGTTGAATGTGTCAACGAATTGAGAATGGATAGAAGGACTTTTGGCATATTATGTGACTTACTTCGTCAAGATGGGAGGGTAAAAACGGATGGTTTGGTCTCTGTAGAGGAGCAGGTGTGTATGACTTTACAAATACTAGCACATCATACTAAGAATCGTAGTGTTGGTGGTAGATTTTATAGGTCGGGAGAGACTATAAGTAGGTATTTCAATAGTGTATTGCAAGGAATTTTGCGATTACAAGGTATCCTACTAAAAGTCCCTCAACCTGTGCCTATTGATTCTATAGATCCTAGGTGGCGATGTTTTAAG aattgcTTGGGAGCATTAGATGGAACACACATTGATGTGCATGTACCTGAAATTGACAAACCAAGATACCGAACTAGAAAGGGTCGAGTCGCAACTAATGTATTAGGTGTGTGTTCAGGAGATATGCAGTTCATATATGTGTTTCCGGGGTGGGAGGGTTCCGCATCAGACTCTAGAGTGCTACATGATGCAATTACTAGGCCTAATGGTTTTAAGGTACCAACGG gttATTATTACCTTGTAGATGGTGGTTATACAAATGGTGAAGGATTCCTTGCACCCTGTAGAGGAATACCTTATCATTTCTCTGAATGGGAAGGACGAACACCTTGTAATAAGGAAGAATATTTTAACATGAAGCATTCTAAGGCAAGGAATGTAATTGAACGTTGTTTTGGCTTGCTAAAAGGAAGGTGGGGGATACTAAGGAGTCCATCTTTCTATCCGATAAGGACACAAGGTCGAATAATTACCGCTTGTTGCCTACTACACAATCTTATTAGGCAAGAGATGTATGTAGATCCAATGGAGAATGTGTCAATAATAGAAGATGGACAAAATACAGAAGAAGGTGAATATGTTGGTAGTGTTGAAACATCTGACCAGTGGACTGCAAAGAGGAATGCCATGGCTCAGGAAATGTATAATGAGTGGGGAGCAATCAGGAACCAGCAACCGAACTAG